A single genomic interval of Bos indicus isolate NIAB-ARS_2022 breed Sahiwal x Tharparkar chromosome 5, NIAB-ARS_B.indTharparkar_mat_pri_1.0, whole genome shotgun sequence harbors:
- the TTLL1 gene encoding polyglutamylase complex subunit TTLL1 isoform X1, protein MAGKVKWVTDIEKSVLINNFEKRGWVQVTENEDWNFYWMSVQTIRNVFSVETGYRLSDDQIVNHFPNHYELTRKDLMVKNIKRYRKELEKEGSPLAEKDESGKYLYLDFVPVTYMLPADYNLFVEEFRKSPSSTWIMKPCGKAQGKGIFLINKLSQIKKWSRDSKTSSFVTQSTKEAYVISLYINNPLLIGGRKFDLRLYVLVSTYRPLRCYMYKLGFCRFCTVKYTPSTSELDNMFVHLTNVAIQKHGEDYNHIHGGKWTVNNLRLYLESTRGKEVTSKLFDEIHWIIVQSLKAVAPVMNNDKHCFECYGYDIIIDDKLKPWLIEVNASPSLTSSTANDRILKYNLINDTLNIAVPNGEIPDCKWNKSPPKEVLGNYEILYDEELAQGDGAERELRSRPGQSLGPKGSRLRDAGRTVLTTWK, encoded by the exons ATGGCAGGAAAAGTGAAGTGGGTCACTGACATCGAGAAGTCGGTGCTGATAAATAACTTTGAGAAGAGAGGATGGGTCCAAGTGACAGAAAACGAGGACTGGAATTTCTACTG GATGAGCGTGCAGACCATCCGCAATGTTTTTAGTGTCGAAACTGGCTACCGGCTCTCGGATGATCAAATAGTCAACCATTTCCCAAACCACTATGAGCTGACGCGGAAGGACCTGATGGTGAAAAACATCAAGAGATACAGgaaggagctggagaaggaagggagccCGCTGGCAGAGAAGGACGAAAGCGGGAAGTACCTCTACCTGG ACTTTGTTCCTGTCACCTACATGCTGCCTGCCGACTACAACCTGTTTGTGGAGGAGTTCCGGAAAAGCCCCTCGAGTACCTGGATTATGAAACCCTGTGGCAAAGCCCAGGGaaagggcatcttcctgatcaaCAAGCTCTCGCAGATCAAAAAGTGGTCCCGGGACAGCAAAACATCTTC GTTTGTGACTCAgtccaccaaggaagcctacgTGATCTCTCTGTACATTAACAACCCGTTACTAATCGGCGGCAGGAAGTTCGACCTGCGCCTGTACGTTCTGGTGTCTACGTACCGCCCGCTGCGCTGCTACAT GTATAAACTTGGATTTTGCCGCTTCTGCACCGTGAAGTACACCCCGAGCACCAGCGAGCTGGACAACATGTTTGTCCATCTCACCAATGTCGCCATCCAGAAACACGGG GAGGACTACAACCACATCCACGGGGGCAAGTGGACCGTGAACAACCTGCGGCTGTACCTGGAGAGCACCCGAGGCAAGGAGGTGACCAGCAAGCTGTTCGACgagatccactggatcatcgtgCAGTCCCTGAAGGCTGTGGCG CCCGTGATGAACAACGACAAGCACTGCTTCGAGTGCTACGGCTACGACATCATCATCGATGACAAGCTGAAGCCCTGGCTGATCGAG GTAAACGCATCCCCGTCCCTCACCTCCAGCACTGCCAACGACCGAATCCTTAAGTACAATCTGATCAATGACACCCTCAACATCGCGGTCCCTAACGGTGAAATTCCAGACTGTAAATGGAACAAGTCACCCCCAAAGGAAGTCCTCGGCAATTATGAAATCCT GTATGACGAGGAGCTGGCGCAGGGTGACGGGGCTGAACGAGAGCTGAGAAGTCGGCCAGGCCAGTCGCTGGGGCCCAAAGGGAGCCGATTGAGAGATGCCGGGAGGACCGTCCTCACCACCTGGAAGTGA
- the TTLL1 gene encoding polyglutamylase complex subunit TTLL1 isoform X2 produces MAGKVKWVTDIEKSVLINNFEKRGWVQVTENEDWNFYWMSVQTIRNVFSVETGYRLSDDQIVNHFPNHYELTRKDLMVKNIKRYRKELEKEGSPLAEKDESGKYLYLDFVPVTYMLPADYNLFVEEFRKSPSSTWIMKPCGKAQGKGIFLINKLSQIKKWSRDSKTSSYKLGFCRFCTVKYTPSTSELDNMFVHLTNVAIQKHGEDYNHIHGGKWTVNNLRLYLESTRGKEVTSKLFDEIHWIIVQSLKAVAPVMNNDKHCFECYGYDIIIDDKLKPWLIEVNASPSLTSSTANDRILKYNLINDTLNIAVPNGEIPDCKWNKSPPKEVLGNYEILYDEELAQGDGAERELRSRPGQSLGPKGSRLRDAGRTVLTTWK; encoded by the exons ATGGCAGGAAAAGTGAAGTGGGTCACTGACATCGAGAAGTCGGTGCTGATAAATAACTTTGAGAAGAGAGGATGGGTCCAAGTGACAGAAAACGAGGACTGGAATTTCTACTG GATGAGCGTGCAGACCATCCGCAATGTTTTTAGTGTCGAAACTGGCTACCGGCTCTCGGATGATCAAATAGTCAACCATTTCCCAAACCACTATGAGCTGACGCGGAAGGACCTGATGGTGAAAAACATCAAGAGATACAGgaaggagctggagaaggaagggagccCGCTGGCAGAGAAGGACGAAAGCGGGAAGTACCTCTACCTGG ACTTTGTTCCTGTCACCTACATGCTGCCTGCCGACTACAACCTGTTTGTGGAGGAGTTCCGGAAAAGCCCCTCGAGTACCTGGATTATGAAACCCTGTGGCAAAGCCCAGGGaaagggcatcttcctgatcaaCAAGCTCTCGCAGATCAAAAAGTGGTCCCGGGACAGCAAAACATCTTC GTATAAACTTGGATTTTGCCGCTTCTGCACCGTGAAGTACACCCCGAGCACCAGCGAGCTGGACAACATGTTTGTCCATCTCACCAATGTCGCCATCCAGAAACACGGG GAGGACTACAACCACATCCACGGGGGCAAGTGGACCGTGAACAACCTGCGGCTGTACCTGGAGAGCACCCGAGGCAAGGAGGTGACCAGCAAGCTGTTCGACgagatccactggatcatcgtgCAGTCCCTGAAGGCTGTGGCG CCCGTGATGAACAACGACAAGCACTGCTTCGAGTGCTACGGCTACGACATCATCATCGATGACAAGCTGAAGCCCTGGCTGATCGAG GTAAACGCATCCCCGTCCCTCACCTCCAGCACTGCCAACGACCGAATCCTTAAGTACAATCTGATCAATGACACCCTCAACATCGCGGTCCCTAACGGTGAAATTCCAGACTGTAAATGGAACAAGTCACCCCCAAAGGAAGTCCTCGGCAATTATGAAATCCT GTATGACGAGGAGCTGGCGCAGGGTGACGGGGCTGAACGAGAGCTGAGAAGTCGGCCAGGCCAGTCGCTGGGGCCCAAAGGGAGCCGATTGAGAGATGCCGGGAGGACCGTCCTCACCACCTGGAAGTGA